In Thermogemmatispora onikobensis, a single genomic region encodes these proteins:
- a CDS encoding FG-GAP repeat domain-containing protein, with product MNPSHLRREAEVLPLRQPPRSDDELASANHEEDDAFWKEARPTSVVRRYQALVDVKTEVGRARADALPESSLVSARRGTAQRQSEMRTPGPARRRASERQPAPGPTAAPSERARERRTEEPLRPALPSQKTARRYHWLMWLGLFWLTMVVGWVVLSALAGWWQTTLDDWRYGRPRTFQVDAVVGHGDSSANPSHFIALNLNRHVEIIEFPGGDATKARIYVGPVLVGPGQDLAPVTLSFQDVNGDGRPDMVVTIEDSHFFFINENGSFRPARPGEPLRFTSP from the coding sequence TTGAACCCGAGCCATCTTCGGCGAGAAGCGGAGGTTCTCCCTCTGCGTCAGCCCCCGCGCAGCGATGACGAACTGGCGAGTGCGAATCACGAGGAAGATGACGCCTTTTGGAAGGAGGCGCGTCCCACCAGCGTTGTGCGTCGCTATCAGGCCCTGGTCGATGTAAAGACTGAGGTTGGCCGGGCCCGCGCCGATGCCCTACCGGAGAGCAGCCTCGTCAGCGCACGGCGTGGCACTGCTCAACGCCAAAGCGAGATGAGGACACCCGGACCTGCGCGTCGCCGGGCCAGCGAGCGTCAGCCTGCACCAGGCCCGACAGCCGCTCCATCGGAACGGGCCCGCGAGCGGCGCACTGAGGAGCCATTGCGGCCAGCACTGCCATCCCAGAAGACCGCCAGGCGCTATCACTGGCTCATGTGGCTGGGCCTCTTCTGGCTCACGATGGTCGTTGGCTGGGTCGTTCTGAGCGCCCTGGCCGGCTGGTGGCAGACTACGCTCGACGACTGGCGCTATGGGCGTCCACGCACCTTTCAGGTCGATGCTGTGGTGGGACATGGCGATTCCTCTGCGAACCCAAGCCATTTTATCGCCTTGAATCTCAATCGCCACGTGGAGATTATCGAATTTCCTGGCGGCGATGCTACCAAGGCTCGCATCTACGTGGGGCCAGTGCTGGTCGGGCCTGGGCAGGATCTGGCACCGGTGACGCTCAGCTTCCAGGACGTCAACGGCGATGGCAGGCCCGATATGGTTGTGACCATCGAGGACAGCCACTTTTTCTTTATCAACGAAAATGGTTCCTTCCGCCCCGCTCGCCCTGGTGAGCCGCTCAGGTTCACCTCCCCCTGA
- a CDS encoding AI-2E family transporter: protein MERVNWQRVRDVLISIVCICILGWLGWSISGLFLHALVLLLLAMAIAFLVSPLVDRLQRFGLPRSLATLLVYAVVLVVVGSLFYALLFALIRQAQTFSVTIQNYAYQLPELSAKLQKFLVDQGIPQEKIDSVLTQIEVQATDFARSLVNNIVGFLFTLTDLIVNVVLVTVLSFYLTLDGKRIRDSLFKVMPRRSLPHFLLFEDALNRVVGNYIRGQLTLAVIIGVLAGLGCATPWLGLRDYALIVGALAFLFETIPMVGPALASLPAVAISLLLPEPFPRTFVVIGYFVIIQIVESNVLGPRIVGHAVGLHPVASILALIIGAQLFGAFGALIATPIVAAAWVVVTSIYRSLVKGESAEQILTSRRQPWVLRRRRTQQQPGLTGEARAAQGLPVTSEEILERGMNRVSAAPAIKKGIDLEEKIEQLDLLRPFPEPQEQRHTVVQGEQQEQDEPVER, encoded by the coding sequence ATGGAGCGTGTCAACTGGCAACGTGTTCGTGATGTCCTCATTAGCATTGTTTGCATCTGTATTCTGGGCTGGTTAGGGTGGAGCATTTCCGGTCTCTTTTTGCATGCGCTGGTGCTGCTCCTGCTGGCTATGGCCATAGCTTTTCTGGTCTCGCCCCTTGTCGACAGGCTCCAGCGTTTTGGCCTGCCGCGCTCGCTAGCCACACTGCTCGTCTACGCGGTGGTCCTGGTGGTAGTTGGGAGCCTCTTCTACGCCTTACTCTTTGCCCTCATTCGTCAGGCCCAGACCTTCTCGGTGACCATCCAGAATTATGCCTATCAGCTTCCTGAGCTTTCGGCAAAGCTGCAAAAATTCCTTGTTGACCAGGGCATTCCGCAAGAGAAGATCGACAGCGTCTTGACGCAGATCGAGGTGCAGGCGACCGACTTCGCGCGTTCGCTCGTCAACAACATTGTCGGCTTTCTCTTCACCCTCACCGATCTCATCGTCAATGTCGTTCTGGTGACTGTCCTCAGCTTCTACCTGACCCTGGATGGCAAGCGAATCCGCGACAGCCTTTTCAAGGTAATGCCGAGGCGCTCGCTCCCTCACTTTCTCCTCTTCGAAGATGCTCTCAACCGCGTCGTCGGCAACTATATTCGCGGTCAGTTAACACTGGCAGTCATCATTGGAGTCCTGGCGGGTCTGGGTTGCGCCACCCCCTGGCTGGGACTCAGAGACTACGCCTTGATTGTGGGGGCCCTGGCCTTTCTCTTTGAGACCATTCCTATGGTAGGCCCGGCCCTGGCCTCATTGCCGGCGGTGGCCATCTCCCTGCTCTTGCCCGAGCCGTTTCCGCGCACCTTTGTGGTCATCGGCTACTTCGTGATCATTCAAATTGTCGAAAGCAATGTGCTGGGTCCGCGCATCGTGGGGCATGCTGTGGGGCTGCATCCAGTGGCCTCGATCCTGGCCTTGATCATCGGAGCCCAGCTCTTCGGAGCCTTTGGCGCCCTGATCGCCACCCCGATTGTTGCCGCCGCCTGGGTGGTGGTAACCAGCATCTACCGCTCCCTGGTGAAAGGGGAGAGCGCCGAGCAGATCTTGACCTCGCGTCGTCAGCCGTGGGTCTTACGCCGGCGTCGCACTCAGCAGCAGCCGGGCCTGACCGGTGAAGCCAGGGCCGCTCAAGGTCTGCCGGTGACAAGCGAGGAGATACTTGAGCGAGGGATGAACCGTGTCAGCGCCGCTCCGGCTATCAAGAAGGGGATCGATCTGGAGGAGAAGATCGAGCAGCTCGACCTTCTGCGCCCCTTTCCCGAGCCGCAAGAACAGCGCCACACGGTTGTTCAGGGTGAGCAACAGGAGCAGGATGAACCCGTCGAACGCTAA